A portion of the Vreelandella subglaciescola genome contains these proteins:
- a CDS encoding YheV family putative zinc ribbon protein: protein MSSVKRFIAGVVCPRCAEMDRIRAWEQNGIRYRECVSCDFFEQLPIDDESADELTTRVNQVRDEQKNQDVQPVRILDPGKPSS, encoded by the coding sequence ATGTCATCGGTCAAACGCTTTATTGCCGGCGTGGTTTGCCCGCGCTGCGCGGAGATGGACCGCATTCGCGCCTGGGAGCAGAACGGTATCCGCTACCGCGAATGCGTCAGCTGCGATTTTTTCGAGCAGCTGCCCATTGACGACGAATCCGCCGACGAGCTCACCACCCGCGTGAATCAGGTACGCGACGAGCAAAAAAATCAGGACGTACAGCCGGTGCGTATTCTTGACCCCGGCAAGCCCTCTTCCTGA
- a CDS encoding TAXI family TRAP transporter solute-binding subunit, which yields MRTTTKTTALLLAGSALLAAASAQADKSDWPENFTVGTASQGGTYYVYGSGWANFIADELDISGGGEVTGGPTQNLALVHNGNAAFGLTTMGPASDAINGKSPLAPGVKMDNVCAMFPMYETPFSITTLADSGIESISDIPDGARIGFGPAASTSDTYFPEILKTLGVEFDRRNGGWTDLGSQLQDGLLDVIAFAAGIPIPAVSQLEVQTDVNIIEFNEDEIKTVLENFPVAEFMIPASTYSTLDEDSRVVSMWNFSIAGCDLPEDFVYEVTKRTMENNDRMRSIHRSAETTIPENISHNTVLPFHPGAARWYEENGYEIDPELIH from the coding sequence ATGCGCACGACAACGAAGACAACCGCGCTGCTTCTCGCCGGTAGCGCTCTTTTAGCCGCTGCCAGCGCCCAGGCGGATAAGTCCGACTGGCCGGAAAACTTTACCGTAGGCACCGCCAGCCAGGGCGGCACCTATTACGTTTACGGCTCCGGCTGGGCCAACTTCATTGCCGACGAGCTGGATATTTCCGGCGGCGGCGAAGTGACCGGCGGCCCGACCCAGAACCTGGCGCTGGTGCACAACGGTAATGCGGCCTTCGGCCTGACCACCATGGGCCCGGCGTCAGACGCGATCAACGGCAAAAGCCCGCTGGCGCCAGGGGTGAAAATGGACAACGTCTGCGCCATGTTCCCCATGTACGAAACGCCGTTCTCGATCACCACGCTGGCCGATTCGGGTATCGAGTCGATCTCGGATATTCCTGACGGCGCACGCATCGGCTTTGGCCCCGCAGCCTCTACCTCGGACACCTACTTCCCCGAGATCCTCAAGACGCTGGGCGTAGAGTTTGATCGCCGTAACGGCGGCTGGACCGATCTGGGCAGCCAGCTACAGGATGGCCTTTTGGATGTCATCGCCTTTGCCGCCGGCATCCCAATCCCCGCGGTCAGCCAGCTTGAAGTGCAGACCGACGTCAACATCATCGAGTTTAACGAGGACGAAATTAAAACCGTGCTCGAGAACTTCCCGGTGGCAGAATTCATGATCCCGGCAAGCACTTATTCAACCCTTGACGAAGACTCCCGCGTGGTTTCCATGTGGAACTTCTCCATCGCCGGCTGTGACCTGCCGGAAGACTTCGTCTACGAAGTCACCAAACGGACCATGGAAAACAACGACCGCATGCGCTCGATTCATCGCAGCGCGGAAACCACCATTCCCGAAAACATCAGCCACAACACCGTGCTGCCCTTCCATCCGGGTGCGGCGCGCTGGTACGAAGAAAACGGCTACGAGATCGATCCTGAACTGATCCACTGA
- the metF gene encoding methylenetetrahydrofolate reductase [NAD(P)H] yields MSSQEHPLGISFEFFPPATDVGRGKLLQARDALATRQPRFFSVTYGAGGSTQERTRAAVRAVGERGITTAPHLSCIGSEKAQLRDLLAQYREEGIDSLVALRGDMPSGMASLGELRYGNELVEFIRDETGDHFDIAVAAYPESHPQAPNLDRDVENFARKMHAGANMAITQYFFTADAYFRFVDKARALGVEKPIIPGIMPIINYTKLARFSDACGAEIPRWIRKQLESYGDDSDAISQFGTEVVTNLCQRLLDGGAPGLHFYTLNQSTPVLKIVDNLTD; encoded by the coding sequence ATGAGTAGCCAGGAACATCCGCTGGGGATCAGCTTCGAGTTTTTTCCACCCGCAACGGACGTCGGCCGGGGAAAACTGCTGCAGGCGCGGGATGCTCTGGCAACCCGTCAGCCACGCTTTTTTTCGGTGACCTACGGCGCCGGCGGCTCGACTCAGGAGCGCACGCGGGCGGCGGTTCGTGCCGTGGGCGAGCGGGGCATTACCACCGCCCCGCATCTGTCTTGCATCGGCAGCGAAAAAGCCCAGCTGCGCGACCTGCTCGCCCAGTACCGTGAAGAAGGCATTGATAGCCTGGTCGCCCTGCGCGGCGACATGCCTTCGGGCATGGCGAGTCTCGGCGAGCTGCGTTACGGCAATGAACTGGTCGAGTTTATCCGCGACGAAACCGGCGATCATTTTGATATCGCCGTGGCCGCCTACCCCGAATCTCATCCACAGGCCCCCAACCTGGATCGGGATGTGGAAAACTTTGCGCGCAAGATGCACGCCGGCGCCAACATGGCGATCACGCAGTACTTCTTTACCGCCGATGCGTATTTCCGCTTTGTCGACAAGGCGCGCGCGCTGGGCGTCGAGAAACCGATCATTCCGGGCATCATGCCGATAATCAACTACACCAAGCTGGCGCGCTTTTCCGATGCCTGCGGCGCCGAGATTCCGCGCTGGATCCGCAAGCAGCTGGAAAGCTACGGCGATGACAGCGACGCCATCTCGCAGTTTGGCACCGAGGTGGTGACCAACCTGTGCCAGCGCCTGCTGGACGGCGGCGCACCGGGGCTGCATTTCTATACCCTGAACCAGTCAACGCCGGTGCTGAAAATCGTCGATAATCTGACCGACTAG
- a CDS encoding TRAP transporter permease, giving the protein MSHNANHESDNRVATAAPETIADGVDEDAVEANRRLFTGWPLWTFAGLAIAYSLFHLISLNIYPLETWTYRIIHIAGALVLGYGLYAGASFADNEHDASPGWLKWASLALLLPAGYALAQVFFMSQTLGGGAMRIDPSIETLHFGYPLMATSAAGIVLSWFYRRARNHFNPADLVLMVCALASAAYLILVFNTNIRMSTGTSFAPPGISWAAIAGSLLILELTRRVAGLALVVISAIFLGYVFVGPYLPGFLGYPGLSLQRFFSQVYTDTGILGPTTAVSSTYIILFIIFAAFLQASKVGDYFVNFAFAAAGRARGGPAKVSIFASGLMGMINGTSAGNVVSTGSLTIPLMKKVGYPARSAGAIEAAASTGGQIMPPIMGAGAFIMAEITGIPYTEIAVAAIIPAILYFLSVYCMVDFEAARKGMRGMHKDEIPQFRRLVKQVYLFAPIIILIAALFMGYSVIRAGTLATASAAVVSWFSPNKMGPLAILRALQLAGTMAIQIIAVCACAGIIVGVISLTGVGARFSSLLLGVAGFSQLLALMFAMCISILLGMGMPTTAAYAVAASVVAPGLINIGIDPLVAHFFVFYFAVVSAITPPVALASYAAAGISGDNAMGTSVASFKIGLAAFIVPFMFYYSPAMLMEGSALQILRVGVTATFGIVLLAGMVQAWFFGPVKSWQRLAMLVGAMFMIYGGIYSDIAGLALGIALFVMQRRRYTGGGAVATG; this is encoded by the coding sequence ATGAGTCACAACGCCAACCACGAAAGCGACAATCGCGTCGCCACCGCCGCCCCCGAAACCATTGCCGACGGCGTCGATGAAGACGCGGTAGAAGCGAATCGCCGCCTGTTCACCGGCTGGCCGCTATGGACCTTTGCCGGTCTGGCCATCGCCTACTCGCTGTTTCATTTGATTTCGCTGAATATTTATCCGCTGGAAACCTGGACATACCGCATTATTCATATCGCTGGTGCGCTGGTGCTGGGCTATGGCCTTTATGCCGGCGCATCCTTTGCCGACAACGAGCATGACGCCTCGCCCGGCTGGCTGAAATGGGCAAGCCTGGCGCTACTGCTGCCCGCCGGCTATGCCCTGGCGCAGGTATTTTTCATGAGCCAGACGCTTGGCGGCGGCGCCATGCGCATTGACCCGAGCATTGAAACCCTGCACTTCGGCTACCCATTGATGGCCACCAGCGCTGCGGGTATCGTGCTGAGCTGGTTTTATCGCCGGGCGCGCAACCACTTCAACCCGGCCGATCTTGTGCTGATGGTTTGCGCGCTGGCCAGTGCCGCCTACCTGATACTGGTCTTCAACACCAATATCCGCATGTCGACGGGCACGTCTTTTGCCCCGCCGGGCATCTCCTGGGCGGCCATTGCCGGCTCCCTGCTGATTCTCGAGCTGACCCGCCGCGTGGCCGGCCTGGCACTGGTAGTTATTTCCGCGATTTTTCTCGGCTACGTGTTTGTTGGCCCCTACCTGCCCGGCTTTCTGGGCTATCCGGGTCTGTCGCTGCAGCGCTTTTTCAGCCAGGTGTACACCGATACCGGCATCCTTGGCCCGACCACGGCGGTCTCATCGACCTATATCATCCTGTTCATTATTTTTGCGGCCTTTTTGCAGGCCTCCAAAGTCGGTGACTATTTCGTCAACTTTGCCTTCGCCGCTGCCGGGCGCGCGCGTGGTGGCCCGGCCAAGGTATCCATTTTTGCCTCCGGCCTGATGGGCATGATCAACGGCACCTCTGCGGGCAACGTGGTGTCCACCGGCTCGCTGACCATTCCGCTGATGAAAAAGGTCGGCTACCCCGCCCGTAGTGCCGGTGCCATCGAGGCCGCTGCCTCGACCGGCGGGCAGATCATGCCGCCGATCATGGGCGCCGGCGCCTTCATCATGGCGGAAATTACCGGCATTCCCTACACCGAGATCGCCGTGGCCGCGATCATTCCGGCGATTCTGTATTTCCTCTCGGTGTACTGCATGGTCGACTTTGAGGCGGCGCGCAAAGGCATGCGTGGCATGCACAAGGACGAAATCCCGCAGTTTCGTCGGCTGGTCAAACAGGTGTACCTGTTCGCCCCGATCATCATTCTGATTGCGGCGCTGTTCATGGGCTATTCGGTGATTCGTGCGGGCACGCTGGCGACCGCGTCAGCCGCCGTGGTGAGCTGGTTTTCGCCCAACAAGATGGGGCCCCTGGCGATTCTCAGAGCGCTTCAGCTGGCAGGCACCATGGCAATTCAGATCATCGCCGTGTGCGCCTGCGCGGGGATTATTGTCGGGGTAATCTCGCTGACCGGCGTGGGCGCGCGCTTCTCGTCGCTGCTGTTGGGCGTGGCCGGCTTCAGCCAGCTGCTGGCGCTGATGTTTGCCATGTGCATTTCCATTCTGCTGGGCATGGGCATGCCCACCACCGCCGCCTATGCCGTCGCTGCTTCGGTGGTCGCGCCGGGGCTGATCAACATCGGCATTGACCCGCTGGTAGCGCACTTCTTCGTGTTCTACTTTGCCGTGGTCTCGGCGATTACGCCACCAGTCGCGCTGGCCTCCTACGCCGCCGCGGGGATTTCCGGCGATAACGCCATGGGCACCTCGGTGGCATCGTTCAAGATAGGACTGGCCGCCTTTATCGTGCCGTTCATGTTCTATTACAGCCCGGCCATGCTGATGGAAGGCTCGGCGCTGCAGATTCTGCGCGTGGGCGTCACCGCCACGTTTGGCATTGTGCTGCTGGCCGGCATGGTGCAGGCGTGGTTCTTCGGCCCGGTCAAGTCGTGGCAGCGTTTGGCCATGCTGGTCGGTGCGATGTTCATGATCTACGGCGGCATCTACAGCGATATCGCCGGGCTGGCGCTGGGTATTGCGCTCTTTGTGATGCAGCGCAGGCGCTATACCGGCGGCGGTGCCGTTGCCACCGGCTAA